Proteins co-encoded in one Nematostella vectensis chromosome 15, jaNemVect1.1, whole genome shotgun sequence genomic window:
- the LOC116618568 gene encoding protein LTO1 homolog isoform X1: protein MFVERAAFWVQAKMAEEGDIFDSVLFLEESCYREGYEEGWKAGQSEGRTEGYNLGLQKGGEISSEVGFYSGFVQMWIVLNKNTTDDRKRKRICKSLEGLKHLIGSLDVSNPTNQKLFTDLAKVRAKFKQVCSLLGVNADFSPHNTADLSF from the exons ATGTTTGTTGAGCGAGCTGCATTCTGGGTACAAGCCAAGATGGCGGAAGAAGGTGATATTTTCGACTCGGTTTTGTTTTTGGAAGAAAG TTGCTATAGAGAAGGGTATGAAGAGGGATGGAAGGCAGGACAGAGTGAAGGCCGGACAGAGGGCTATAACCTTGGTCTGCAAAAAGGCGGGGAGATCTCGTCTGAG GTTGGATTTTATTCTGGATTTGTTCAAATGTGGATTGTTTTGAACAAGAACACCACTGATGACAGAAAGAGAAAAAG aATTTGTAAATCTCTAGAAGGTCTCAAGCATCTTATTGGCAGTCTAGATGTCAGTAACCCAACCAATCAAAAGCTGTTTACTGATCTGGCAAAAGTGAGGGCAAAGTTTAAACAG gtcTGTTCATTACTTGGTGTCAACGCAGACTTCTCGCCACATAACACTGCCGACCTGTCATTCTAG
- the LOC116618568 gene encoding protein LTO1 homolog isoform X2: MFVERAAFWVQAKMAEEGDIFDSVLFLEESCYREGYEEGWKAGQSEGRTEGYNLGLQKGGEISSEVGFYSGFVQMWIVLNKNTTDDRKRKRICKSLEGLKHLIGSLDVSNPTNQKLFTDLAKVRAKFKQVCFAVVIYTLAL, translated from the exons ATGTTTGTTGAGCGAGCTGCATTCTGGGTACAAGCCAAGATGGCGGAAGAAGGTGATATTTTCGACTCGGTTTTGTTTTTGGAAGAAAG TTGCTATAGAGAAGGGTATGAAGAGGGATGGAAGGCAGGACAGAGTGAAGGCCGGACAGAGGGCTATAACCTTGGTCTGCAAAAAGGCGGGGAGATCTCGTCTGAG GTTGGATTTTATTCTGGATTTGTTCAAATGTGGATTGTTTTGAACAAGAACACCACTGATGACAGAAAGAGAAAAAG aATTTGTAAATCTCTAGAAGGTCTCAAGCATCTTATTGGCAGTCTAGATGTCAGTAACCCAACCAATCAAAAGCTGTTTACTGATCTGGCAAAAGTGAGGGCAAAGTTTAAACAGGTGTGTTTTGCAGTTGTTATCTACACATTAGCATTGTAA
- the LOC5512923 gene encoding 2-oxoglutarate and iron-dependent oxygenase domain-containing protein 3 yields the protein MPVVHRRKGKEGEEEQKTSFDNESGDKPKENVEKAGKAPKKTRAKDIEGVSILPRITAAVVIIAAFIYIRDSVLENYLTESGMITFVSVDDSVSRKFLNVKCSNDYGTKFKSCVPKKCGRAVMDDVVSFEEAVYLADLAKRGMKHGGSSGGPTILDLHSGALTYGKKFVNIYTLAKKLKTGELFTKKDFEVYKQVKNKIKNAIATEFNIDQNNLYLTKPTFFSRMTAKPAKTIHDEYWHPHIDKTTYGSFYYTSLLYLSDYGRNFTGGRFVFVDKNTNHTVEPKTARVSFFTSGSENLHHVEKVKNGTRFAITVSFTCDPKFAITDPSAEP from the coding sequence ATGCCAGTTGTACATAGAAGAAAAGGGAAGGAAGGAGAAGAGGAGCAAAAAACAAGCTTTGACAACGAATCGGGGGACAAACCAAaagaaaatgttgaaaaagctGGTAAAGCCCCAAAGAAAACTCGAGCTAAAGATATCGAAGGCGTTTCAATCTTGCCACGAATAACAGCAGCGGTGGTGATCATAGCTGCCTTTATCTACATCAGGGACTCCGTGCTTGAGAATTACCTAACTGAGTCTGGGATGATCACTTTTGTTAGTGTTGATGATAGCGTTTCGCGTAAGTTCCTCAATGTGAAATGTTCGAATGATTATGGAACGAAGTTCAAGAGTTGTGTCCCGAAAAAGTGCGGTAGAGCTGTCATGGACGATGTAGTGAGTTTTGAAGAAGCAGTTTATCTAGCGGATCTGGCAAAGCGTGGAATGAAGCACGGGGGTTCTTCCGGAGGTCCCACAATTCTTGATCTTCATTCAGGTGCCCTTACGTATGGGAAGAAATTCGTGAATATTTATACTCTGGCGAAAAAACTCAAGACTGGAGAACTCTTTACAAAGAAAGACTTTGAGGTTtacaaacaagtaaaaaataagataaaaaatgcaattgcTACGGAGTTTAATATCGATCAAAACAATTTATACCTTACTAAGCCAACTTTCTTCTCAAGAATGACAGCTAAGCCTGCGAAAACTATTCATGATGAGTACTGGCACCCACACATCGATAAAACAACCTATGGGTCATTTTATTACACGTCTCTACTCTATCTCAGTGACTATGGAAGAAATTTTACTGGAGgacgatttgtttttgttgacaaGAATACAAATCACACTGTCGAACCTAAGACTGCAAGGGTCTCATTCTTCACATCTGGGTCTGAGAATTTGCACCATGTTGAAAAAGTGAAAAATGGGACACGTTTTGCCATAACAGTATCGTTTACTTGTGATCCAAAGTTTGCCATAACAGATCCCTCTGCAGAACCttaa